From Treponema sp. OMZ 787:
TTCCGTTCCGTTAGGTCTTAACAAGAGCCAGCCGAAGCCGAGCATGACCGATGACACGGCCAAGGGCAGGTACGGAAGAAGGGCGTATATTCTTCTCCATTTATAAAAGACTGTAATGTATGCAAAGAACAAGGAAGCTGCGAGGCTTACAAAGGCTGTAAGAGAGCCGATTTTGATACTTGTCCAAAGAGCCGTCCAAAAGGTTCGGGATGAAAAAACGTTTTTCCATGCCTTAAAATAAAAGAATTTGTTAAAGATAGAAGTGTAATTTACATTATATGTGGAATGTAAAAAAATAGAAAACAGGGGTGCTATTAAAAAAAGAATAATTATAAAAATTGTAAGGCTGAAAAAGATTTTTTGTCTAAGGCCCTTTATTGCGGTGCGTTCCCTTATTCCCTTTAAGTTTTCGTTTTGTACTCTCATTTTTTTTTGTAAGTGAGAATAGATGAGGATTAAAATTAAGGCCGCAGATATTTCGGTAAGGGCTATCTTTGCTGCAAGGTTCATATCCAATTTTGTGCGGGCAGCCTTGTAAAGTTCGACCTCTAGGGTTGTAGTCGCAAGACCTCCGAAAAGAAGGATGATTATAAAACTAAAAAAGCAAAAGAGGAAGATAAGCAAAAAGGAAACGGCTATCGAATTTAAAAGGGCAGGAAAGGTTATGGTCTTAAAGATTCTAAATTTACTTGCTCCTAAAAGGAGGGCTGCATTAGGCTCATCTTCGCTTAAACGTTCCCAAACTTGGGCGATTGTTTTCATCGCAAGGGGAAAGTTATAAAATCCGTGAATTATGATTACCCCCGGCATCGAAAATAGAAAATTAATGGGAGGCTCATCTTGGTTTAGTAGGCTCTTTAAAAACGAGTTGAGGATTCCGTTATTTCCAAAAAAGATTATAAAGGAAAGAGCTACGATTATTGCAGGTACGCAGAGGGGAACACTCGACAGGGCCATTAAAAATTTTCTGCCCCGAAAGTTTTTTCTTGCACAAAGGTAGGCTGCTGCAAAGCCTACGGTGCAGGCAAGCAGGGCAGAAAAAAAAGCCTGAGAAACCGTAAAAACCGTTATCCTAAAAATATGCGAAAAATCAAAGGAGCTTTTTACTCCCGTAATATGCGAAAAGTCAAAGTGTGAAGAAAATAAGGGAACAAAGCTCAATATTAGCGGAAGAAAAAAAGAAAGAAGTACAAGAAAAAAGATAAGGCCGCCGAGCGGCAAAACAAGGCCGCCTATCTTAGATAGGCGTTCTATCAGAGATAGGCTGCCGCTCGGTCTAAGGCCTTCTTGTTTATTTTTGTAAAACATTAATTACGGCGTTGACCGATTCGGTTTGATCTTCTGAAGGAATGCGCAAGATTTTTGCAGGCTTGGGAACATCCTTGTAAGAAGCAGGAAGGGGAAGCCCCTTGATAACCGGATACATAAACTGAGTTTCGGGAAGGAGGCTTTGAGCTTCTTCCGTCAGCATAAAGTCGATAAAGGCCTTTGCTCCCTTAACATTAGCAGCATTAGCGGCAAGACCCATGCCTTCAATTTGAATGACATGGCCTTCTTCGAAAACCAATGGCCGGAAGCGGTCAGTCTTGTCATACAAAACATGGGAAGCAAAGCTGCTTGTATACGAGATAGCCATAGGTGCTTCTCCGGCTGTAAAATAGCCGTAACCTGTGCTCCACTTGGGGGCCATTGCAAAGATATTCGGCTTGAGGGCCTTCCAAAAGTTGAGGTACTCATCACCAAAAACAGCCTTTGTCCACGCAACCATGCCTAAGCCTGTTGTACTTGAACTAGGATCCAAAACTACAATTTTTTTTGCATAGGAAGGATCGGTCAGTTCTTTTAAAGATGAGGG
This genomic window contains:
- a CDS encoding thiamine ABC transporter substrate binding subunit, with amino-acid sequence MKNHLRSILIFSFLIIGCAALFAGGAKESDGTKVVVYTTKSFAADYGPGPKIAELFKAKTGKDVEYVVCKEGVLNRAILEGKASTADVLIGIDNHLIEKARKADVLKAYKPTAANKIDSDVLIAEDWLLTPFDYGYFAFMFDTKAKIKKPSSLKELTDPSYAKKIVVLDPSSSTTGLGMVAWTKAVFGDEYLNFWKALKPNIFAMAPKWSTGYGYFTAGEAPMAISYTSSFASHVLYDKTDRFRPLVFEEGHVIQIEGMGLAANAANVKGAKAFIDFMLTEEAQSLLPETQFMYPVIKGLPLPASYKDVPKPAKILRIPSEDQTESVNAVINVLQK
- a CDS encoding iron ABC transporter permease; protein product: MFYKNKQEGLRPSGSLSLIERLSKIGGLVLPLGGLIFFLVLLSFFLPLILSFVPLFSSHFDFSHITGVKSSFDFSHIFRITVFTVSQAFFSALLACTVGFAAAYLCARKNFRGRKFLMALSSVPLCVPAIIVALSFIIFFGNNGILNSFLKSLLNQDEPPINFLFSMPGVIIIHGFYNFPLAMKTIAQVWERLSEDEPNAALLLGASKFRIFKTITFPALLNSIAVSFLLIFLFCFFSFIIILLFGGLATTTLEVELYKAARTKLDMNLAAKIALTEISAALILILIYSHLQKKMRVQNENLKGIRERTAIKGLRQKIFFSLTIFIIILFLIAPLFSIFLHSTYNVNYTSIFNKFFYFKAWKNVFSSRTFWTALWTSIKIGSLTAFVSLAASLFFAYITVFYKWRRIYALLPYLPLAVSSVMLGFGWLLLRPNGTELILIFAQSSLAWPFAWTQIQTSLLRIPQNIINAAVLLSPDKKTAFFKVIVPLCKRGIFSSLAFVFAISAGDASLPIVLNIPRFNNLALLIFDYASSYRFVESSAVAVVLSLITGFVFFLQEK